The DNA segment CACGACGGATGGCGTGGGGACCAAGGTCCTCATTGCCGAGATGCTCGGGCGCTATGACACGATCGGAATCGACTGCGTGGCCATGAACGTAAACGACGTCATCTGCGTAGGCGCGGAACCGGTCTCGATGCTCGATTACATCGCGATCCAGCGTGTAACTCCCGAAATCCTCGATGCCATCGGCCGCGGCCTCCACGAGGGTGCGCGCCAGGCCGGGGTCAACATTGTGGGCGGAGAGATCTCGCAAGTCCCGGAGGTCATCCGCGGTGAAGCGCCGGGGCGCGGGCTCGATCTCGTCGGGATGTGCGTGGGCATCGTTCCCATTGATCAGGTGAACGTAGGCCAGGCGGTCGAGCCTGGCGATGTCATCGTGGGCCTAAAGAGCAGCGGCATCCACAGCAACGGCCTCACGCTCGCGCGCAAGGCCCTTTTTGAGCGCGCGGGCTTGAAGCCGAACACGTACATCGACGAATTCCGACGCACGATTGCCGAGGAGCTACTCGAGCCTACGCGGATCTATGTGCCGCAGATCCTTGAACTCCAGGCCAAGGGCGCGCCGTTGAAGGCGCTTGTTAACATCACGAGCGATGGCTTCTTGAACCTGACTCGGATCCGCCCCGCAGTCGGGTTCCGGCTTCGCAATCTTCCTAAACCGCAACCCATATTTCAACTCATCCAGGCCTCCGGCCCGGTTCCGGAGACGGAGATGTTCCACGTCTTCAACATGGGAATCGGTTTCTGCGTCATTGTGCCGCCGGACCGTGACGTCATACAGCGGCTCCGTGACGTCGTCCACTCCCACGGGACCGAGAGCTACGAAATCGGCGAGGTCATCGAAGACCCCCAACGGCGTGTCTACCTAGATGACTTTGGTTTGGTGGGGCATGGCGATCGCTTCGTCAGCGGTCGTAAATAGCCGCGGTTGTAGTCGATGTATGGGGATCAAGAGCGGAGCGTTGCCCGGCATTCGTGAAGCTCCCACAGGCGCTACAAGACTCCATCCTCCGTGCCGCATAAGGAGCGGCCCGGGCCGGCCTTTCAACGCCCCAGCCGCTGCCAGGAGGAGACATGTCGAACCTGACTTTCAACAGAAAACGCACGGGGACCATCCTGCCCATCGAGTGCGAAGGGTCTATGAAGCTCCCCAGCCGCCCATCATTGCCGTGCGACCCCCGCCGAGGCCTCGCCCCTCTTCGCAAACGCGCTCTCGTCGATG comes from the Pseudomonadota bacterium genome and includes:
- the purM gene encoding phosphoribosylformylglycinamidine cyclo-ligase, whose product is MNPSAPVSYREAGVLTNDELGLDKLLRWMRPTDDFRSSKGLGKSVLDIGYFANVIDLGHGTGLALTTDGVGTKVLIAEMLGRYDTIGIDCVAMNVNDVICVGAEPVSMLDYIAIQRVTPEILDAIGRGLHEGARQAGVNIVGGEISQVPEVIRGEAPGRGLDLVGMCVGIVPIDQVNVGQAVEPGDVIVGLKSSGIHSNGLTLARKALFERAGLKPNTYIDEFRRTIAEELLEPTRIYVPQILELQAKGAPLKALVNITSDGFLNLTRIRPAVGFRLRNLPKPQPIFQLIQASGPVPETEMFHVFNMGIGFCVIVPPDRDVIQRLRDVVHSHGTESYEIGEVIEDPQRRVYLDDFGLVGHGDRFVSGRK